In the genome of Dermacentor silvarum isolate Dsil-2018 chromosome 1, BIME_Dsil_1.4, whole genome shotgun sequence, one region contains:
- the LOC119460659 gene encoding catechol O-methyltransferase domain-containing protein 1-like, protein METAPSHRGRGKGKIATPEAEAYVSEHCKLHPVLEKLIAETVKLPHGRMYTKPAQLTLYQVLLKATRAKKYLEVGVFTGCSALSAALALPPDGIVRGLDIDQEAADVGRPFWKEAGVEKKIDIRIGKAVDTLGET, encoded by the exons ATGGAGACGGCACCGTCACATCGTGGTAGGGGCAAAGGCAAGATTGCGACGCCAGAGGCCGAGGCCTACGTCAGTGAGCACTGCAAGCTGCACCCGGTGCTCGAGAAACTTATAGCT gaAACTGTCAAGCTGCCTCACGGGCGTATGTACACCAAGCCTGCGCAGCTGACACTCTACCAAGTCCTACTGAAGGCAACCCGTGCCAAGAAGTACCTGGAAGTGG GTGTGTTCACTGGCTGCAGCGCACTGTCTGCGGCCCTGGCGCTTCCTCCCGACGGTATCGTACGGGGCCTCGACATCGATCAAGAGGCCGCCGACGTCGGGAGGCCATTCTGGAAAGAG GCTGGAGTCGAGAAAAAGATTGACATTCGCATTGGAAAAGCCGTCGACACTTTAGGTGAGACTTAA